Proteins co-encoded in one Salvia splendens isolate huo1 chromosome 4, SspV2, whole genome shotgun sequence genomic window:
- the LOC121799383 gene encoding 1,4-dihydroxy-2-naphthoyl-CoA synthase, peroxisomal-like, whose translation MADGMTDKDIETIKRRMGSVSGHLIPAEHANIALSNCSSRMDDTYHRVHGEVPTYIPDWKMVFDDPANPFTDIIYEKAEGIAKITINRPERRNAFRPQTVKELMRAFNDARDDNSIGVIIFTGKGTKAFCSGGDQSFRGKEGYADYDSFGRLNVLDLQVQIRRLPKPVIAMVAGYAVGGGHVLHMVCDLTIAADNAVFGQTGPKVGSVDAGYGASVMDRLVGPKRAREMWFMAKFYNAVEADKMGLVNTVVPLEKLEEETVKWCREILRNSPMAIRVAKSALNAVDDGHSGLQQMGGDATLLFYGTEEGTEGKNAYLQRRKPDFSRFPRLP comes from the exons ATGGCAGATGGAATGACAGATAAAGATATTGAGACCATCAAGAGGCGGATGGGCTCTGTTTCAGGGCATCTCATTCCGGCCGAACATGCCAACATCGCCTTGTCAAACTGCAGCTCCAGAATGGACGATACCTACCACCGCGTGCACGGTGAGGTTCCGACTTACATTCCTGACTGGAAAATGGTGTTTGATGATCCCGCCAACCCCTTCACCGATATCATCTATGAAAAGGCTGAAGGGATTGCTAAG ATAACTATAAATAGGCCGGAGAGGAGAAATGCATTCCGGCCTCAAACAGTGAAGGAGCTTATGCGTGCGTTCAATGATGCTAGAGATGACAACTCTATCGGTGTTATTATTTTCACAGGAAAg GGAACGAAGGCATTTTGCAGTGGCGGTGACCAATCATTCAGGGGAAAGGAAGGCTACGCTGATTATGATAGTTTCGGACGACTAAATGTTCTTGATTTGCAG GTCCAAATCCGTCGTCTCCCCAAACCAGTGATAGCTATG GTTGCAGGATATGCAGTTGGAGGTGGACATGTACTTCACATGGTCTGTGATCTAACAATTGCAGCAGATAATGCAGTTTTTGGCCAAACAGGGCCCAAG GTTGGAAGCGTCGACGCTGGTTATGGAGCTTCTGTAATGGATCGTTTG GTTGGTCCGAAACGAGCTCGAGAGATGTGGTTTATGGCAAAGTTTTATAATGCTGTTGAAGCGGATAAAATGGGGCTAGTCAACACCGTTGTCCCT CTGGAGAAGTTGGAGGAGGAGACGGTTAAGTGGTGTCGAGAGATCCTAAGGAACAGTCCTATGGCGATCCGTGTTGCCAAATCTGCTCTCAATGCCGTTGATGATGGCCATTCTGGACTTCAG CAAATGGGAGGAGATGCGACCCTTCTGTtctatggaacggaggaagGTACGGAGGGGAAGAACGCCTACTTGCAGCGCAGGAAACCTGATTTCTCGAGATTTCCTCGTCTTCCTTGA
- the LOC121798244 gene encoding ADP-ribosylation factor 2-like isoform X2 — translation MGLTFTKLFSRLFAKKEMRILMVGLDAAGKTTILYKLKLGEIVTTIPTIGFNVETVEYKNISFTVWDVGGQDKIRPLWRHYFQNTQGLIFVVDSNDRDRVVEARDELHRMLNEDELRDAVLLVFANKQDLPNAMNAAEITDKLGLHSLRQRHWYIQSTCATSGEGLYEGLDWLSNNIANKT, via the exons ATGGGGCTGACCTTCACAAAGTTGTTTAGCCGGCTTTTCGCTAAGAAGGAGATGCGCATTTTGATGGTTGGTCTTGATGCTGCTGGTAAGACCACCATCCTGTACAAGCTCAAGCTCGGAGAGATTGTCACCACCATCCCAACCATTG GTTTCAATGTGGAAACTGTTGAATACAAGAACATCAGCTTCACTGTGTGGGATGTTGGGGGTCAGGACAAG ATCCGCCCATTGTGGAGGCATTACTTCCAAAACACACAGGGTCTCATTTTCGTGGTTGACAGCAATGACAGGGACCGTGTTGTGGAGGCTAGGGATGAATTGCATAGGATGCTAAATGAG GATGAGCTGAGAGATGCTGTATTACTTGTATTTGCAAACAAGCAAGATCTTCCCAATGCAATGAATGCTGCTGAAATCACTGACAAGCTTGGCCTGCACTCACTGAGGCAGCGTCACTG GTACATCCAGAGCACCTGTGCCACCTCTGGGGAGGGGCTATATGAGGGGCTGGATTGGCTCTCAAACAATATTGCTAACAAG ACTTGA
- the LOC121798244 gene encoding ADP-ribosylation factor 2-like isoform X1, translated as MGLTFTKLFSRLFAKKEMRILMVGLDAAGKTTILYKLKLGEIVTTIPTIGFNVETVEYKNISFTVWDVGGQDKIRPLWRHYFQNTQGLIFVVDSNDRDRVVEARDELHRMLNEDELRDAVLLVFANKQDLPNAMNAAEITDKLGLHSLRQRHWYIQSTCATSGEGLYEGLDWLSNNIANKASS; from the exons ATGGGGCTGACCTTCACAAAGTTGTTTAGCCGGCTTTTCGCTAAGAAGGAGATGCGCATTTTGATGGTTGGTCTTGATGCTGCTGGTAAGACCACCATCCTGTACAAGCTCAAGCTCGGAGAGATTGTCACCACCATCCCAACCATTG GTTTCAATGTGGAAACTGTTGAATACAAGAACATCAGCTTCACTGTGTGGGATGTTGGGGGTCAGGACAAG ATCCGCCCATTGTGGAGGCATTACTTCCAAAACACACAGGGTCTCATTTTCGTGGTTGACAGCAATGACAGGGACCGTGTTGTGGAGGCTAGGGATGAATTGCATAGGATGCTAAATGAG GATGAGCTGAGAGATGCTGTATTACTTGTATTTGCAAACAAGCAAGATCTTCCCAATGCAATGAATGCTGCTGAAATCACTGACAAGCTTGGCCTGCACTCACTGAGGCAGCGTCACTG GTACATCCAGAGCACCTGTGCCACCTCTGGGGAGGGGCTATATGAGGGGCTGGATTGGCTCTCAAACAATATTGCTAACAAGGCAAGTTCTTGA
- the LOC121799382 gene encoding polygalacturonase At1g48100-like, with amino-acid sequence MRGFTFKNMSFLLLLLLLMWCSYIETCNARRVGSHWRKNQAIASSLSKKKGKAHGSRHHNSHVSKPKQKAPSPKPATPTPSPPLPPPATTPVETPPPDSTVFNVLDFGAKGDGSTDDTKAFEAAWAAACKVEASVVNVPSDYVFHVGPISFSGPYCQHNIVFQLDGTIIAPTSSSAWGSGLLQWLQFTKLVGLTIKGSGTIDGNGAVWWQSASDDDDPLDDQSKYIIPVNATALPKPPFPVSSSLAKMPSVKPTALRFYGSFNVTVTGITIKNSPQCHLKLDNCIGVSVYNFTVSSPGNSPNTDGIHLQNSKDVLIRSSNLACGDDCVSIQTGCTNVYIHNVNCGPGHGISIGGLGKDNTKACVSNITVRDIVMHNTMNGVRIKTWQGGSGSVKNVQFSNIQVSEVQVPIVIDQYYCDKRSCTNQTEAVALSGINYANIRGTYTVKPVHFSCSDNAPCTEVTLMNIQLKPQQEGYHMYDPFCWQTFGQLYTPTVPPLDCLQIGKPANNHIQGDDDVC; translated from the exons ATGAGAGGCTTTACCTTCAAAAACATGTCATTCCTTCTCTTGCTTCTCCTTCTCATGTGGTGTTCCTACATAGAAACTTGCAATGCGAGAAGAGTAGGGTCGCATTGGAGGAAAAATCAAGCGATCGCGTCTTCTCTTtcaaagaagaaaggaaaagcTCACGGCTCCCGTCACCATAACAGCCACGTTAGCAAGCCAAAACAGAAAGCACCATCTCCAAAACCAGCAACGCCCACGCCCTCGCCTCCATTGCCGCCGCCAGCCACCACTCCAGTTGAAACTCCCCCACCAGATTCCACTGTCTTTAATGTGCTGGATTTTGGAGCCAAAGGTGATGGAAGCACCGATGACACTAAG GCATTCGAAGCAGCATGGGCTGCTGCATGTAAGGTCGAAGCCTCTGTCGTTAACGTGCCATCGGATTACGTGTTCCACGTCGgccccatttcattttccggCCCATACTGTCAACACAACATTGTTTTCCag TTAGACGGCACGATCATTGCTCCGACGAGCTCGAGTGCTTGGGGTTCAGGCTTGCTGCAGTGGCTCCAGTTCACCAAATTAGTGGGGCTGACGATCAAGGGAAGCGGCACCATCGATGGAAACGGGGCCGTCTGGTGGCAGAGCGCCTCCGACGACGACGATCCCCTCGATGACCAATCAAAATACATCATCCCCGTAAACGCCACAGCACTGCCAAAGCCTCCCTTCCCT GTAAGTAGCTCACTTGCAAAAATGCCAAGCGTTAAACCAACT GCGCTTAGATTCTACGGAAGTTTCAACGTAACGGTGACAGGGATCACAATAAAAAACAGCCCACAATGCCATCTGAAGCTCGACAACTGCATCGGAGTATCGGTGTACAATTTCACGGTTTCATCGCCCGGCAACAGCCCCAACACTGACGGAATCCATCTCCAGAATTCTAAAGATGTGCTCATTCGCAGCTCAAATCTCGCCTGCG GGGACGATTGCGTGTCGATTCAAACAGGGTGCACCAACGTGTACATACACAACGTGAACTGTGGGCCGGGGCACGGGATCAGCATCGGGGGGCTGGGCAAGGACAACACGAAGGCGTGTGTGTCGAACATCACGGTCCGGGACATCGTGATGCACAACACGATGAACGGGGTGAGGATCAAGACGTGGCAGGGGGGGTCGGGGTCGGTGAAGAATGTTCAGTTTTCGAATATTCAGGTGTCGGAGGTGCAGGTGCCGATCGTGATCGACCAGTACTACTGCGACAAGAGGAGCTGCACGAACCAGACGGAAGCGGTGGCGCTGTCGGGGATCAACTACGCCAACATAAGGGGGACGTACACGGTGAAGCCGGTGCACTTCTCGTGCAGCGACAACGCGCCGTGCACGGAGGTCACGCTCATGAACATACAGCTGAAGCCGCAGCAGGAGGGATACCATATGTATGATCCCTTTTGCTGGCAGACGTTTGGGCAGCTATACACGCCCACCGTTCCACCGCTCGATTGTCTGCAGATTGGAAAGCCGGCCAACAACCACATTCAGGGGGACGACGACGTTTGCTAA